In Falco naumanni isolate bFalNau1 chromosome 5, bFalNau1.pat, whole genome shotgun sequence, the following are encoded in one genomic region:
- the MEIG1 gene encoding LOW QUALITY PROTEIN: meiosis expressed gene 1 protein homolog (The sequence of the model RefSeq protein was modified relative to this genomic sequence to represent the inferred CDS: substituted 1 base at 1 genomic stop codon), whose protein sequence is MMTQGVPHISRCLEEACSLDXFSTSYKEVLDTSNTRKSEISGVMAKAVIKPKSMHYAKKWSDDVENLHRFQQAGYRDEVEYKQVKQVDMVEHWPEIGFVKKLQRRDNTFYHYDNQRECEDREVHKVKVYVY, encoded by the exons ATGATGACTCAGGGAGTGCCACACATATCTAGGTGTCTTGAAGAAGCATGTTCATTAGATTAATTCAGTACATCCTATAAAGAAGTACTTGACACTAGTAACAC gaGAAAGTCTGAAATTTCTGGAGTCATGGCTAAAGCTGTCATCAAACCAAAATCTATGCATTATGCCAAAAAATGGTCAGATGATGTAGAGAACTTACACAGATTTCAGCAAGCTGGATACAGAGATGAGGTTGAATATAAACAAGTAAAACAAGTTGATATG GTAGAGCATTGGCCAGAAATTGGATTTGTTAAAAAACTTCAGAGAAGGGACAATACATTCTATCATTATGATAATCAAAGAGAATGTGAAGACAGAGAAGTCCATAAAGTGAAAGTTTATGTGTATTAG